One segment of Pontibacter akesuensis DNA contains the following:
- the gntA gene encoding guanitoxin biosynthesis heme-dependent pre-guanitoxin N-hydroxylase GntA, producing the protein MSTQKQKTYFTTEELETIDDERLQDLFNSISEKISDTEYPCVGAKAALNSKQIRIGVYKGMATDETTSKLGYDLKQYIAETLAADSEYMTMVACFTEEAPTSEDDFEKKLWAQLQRLHDSDSSANPWDPEVSSNPEDTNFSFSYNGTAFFVVGLHPNASRKARQTGYTAMAFNLHRQFEQLREKGVYENMKKVIRERDEAYDGSINPMLQDFDEGLEAPQYSGRKVDESWKCPFLAGNLKSH; encoded by the coding sequence ATGAGCACCCAAAAACAAAAAACATACTTCACCACTGAAGAGTTGGAGACGATTGACGACGAACGATTACAAGACCTCTTCAACAGTATTTCCGAAAAAATAAGCGATACCGAGTATCCCTGTGTAGGAGCCAAAGCTGCTCTTAACTCAAAGCAAATTCGCATAGGCGTGTACAAGGGCATGGCAACAGACGAAACGACAAGTAAACTGGGCTATGACCTGAAGCAATACATTGCCGAAACGCTGGCAGCCGACAGTGAGTACATGACAATGGTTGCCTGCTTCACGGAGGAGGCGCCAACATCAGAAGACGACTTTGAGAAGAAACTGTGGGCACAGCTACAGCGGCTCCACGACAGTGATAGCAGTGCCAACCCCTGGGACCCTGAAGTGAGCAGCAACCCGGAAGACACCAACTTCAGCTTCAGTTACAACGGCACGGCCTTTTTTGTAGTGGGCCTGCACCCTAACGCCAGCAGAAAAGCCAGGCAAACGGGTTATACTGCCATGGCCTTTAACCTGCACCGGCAATTTGAGCAGTTGCGTGAGAAAGGGGTTTATGAAAACATGAAGAAGGTTATCCGCGAGCGGGATGAGGCCTATGATGGAAGTATAAACCCGATGCTGCAGGATTTTGACGAGGGGCTGGAAGCGCCGCAGTACAGTGGCCGCAAGGTAGACGAAAGCTGGAAATGCCCTTTCCTGGCAGGCAACCTCAAATCACATTAA